The Micromonospora violae DNA segment GCGCCCAGGATGTGCTCGACCTGGTGCGCCACGTCGTTCATCACGCTGCTGAAGGTGCCGGTCGCGGACATCAGCGGCGACTCGCGGACCAGAACCCGGAATCCGCTGGTCTCCTCCTCGATGTAGCCCAGTAGGGCCAGCGCCGCCTGTTCCAGCAGCTCGCGCGGGTGCCCGGCGGTCAACGCCGTGGTGATCCGATCCAGCAGGGCTCGGACCTCCCGGTCCACCACCACCGCGTAGAGCCCTTCCTTGCCTCCGAAGTGCTCGTACACCACCGGCTTGGAGACCTTGGCGCGAGCCGCCACCTCCTCGATGGAGGTGGCGTCGAAGCCGCGCTCGGCGAAGAGTTGCCGGCCGGTCGCGATCAACTGCTCCCGTCGCTGGGCCGCCGACATCCGGACCCGGGAGGGTGCCTTGGCTTTCGGTGCCGCCGCCGGTGCCGCCCGTCGGCCGCCGACGCGGGCCACCGCGTCTCCGTTTACCTCAGGCATCTCGCCGCCTTGCTGGCGCTCGGTGACGCCCTGCCGTGGGATGGTTCCTCCGCTGTGCCCGTTCACGTCGTCGCCTCACTGGCGGGCGGTCCGACCACCCTGCCGCGCCGTTCGACCGTACCCGGATCGGGCCCGGCCCCCCGCCGGCCAAGCCGCCCGGTCCCCCCGCATGGCTCGGTCATCCGGCCATCCTGCCAGGCGGCATCACCGTGCACCGCCCGGTTTCAGCGCGGTGCGACCGGCTTCACGAGCTTCGCGGCGAGCCGCTCCGGCTTTGGCCAGCGCACCTGCGTCGCCGCGCCGACCTTCTCGAACAACCAGATCACCCGGGCCGAGATGTCCACCTGACCGCGCAACACGCCGTGCCGGGCGCTGGTCGGGTCGGCGTGGTGCAGGTTGTGCCAGCTCTCGCCGAACGACAGGATCGCCAGCGGCCAGAAGTTCGACGCGCGGTCGCCCTGGCGCATCGCGAACGGACGCTCGCCATAGACGTGGCACACCGAGTTGATCGCCCACGTGACGTGGTGCAGGAGGCCGATCCGGACCAGCCCGGCCCAGAAGAACGCGGTCAGCGCACCCTGCCAGGACCAGGTCACCAGGCCGCCGATCAGCGCCGGGCCGAGCAGCGAGATCGCCACCAGCGCGGGGAAGAGCCGATCGACCCGGCTGATGTCCCGGTCGGCGATGAGGTCCGGTGCGAACCGCTCCCGGTTGGACAGCTCCCGGCGGAACAGCCAGCCCACGTGCGCGTGGAACAGGCCCCGGGTCAACGCCCAGAAGCTGGTGCCGAAGCGCCACGGCGAGTGCGGGTCACCCTCCAGGTCGGAGAAGGCGTGGTGCCGCCGGTGGTCGGCGACCCACTGGATGATCTCGCCCTGCACCGCCAGCGAACCCGCGACCGCCAGAGTCACCCGCAGCCACCGCTTGGCCTTGAACGAGCCGTGCGTGAAGTAGCGGTGGAAGCCGACGGTGATGCCGAGCCCGGAGACGACGTACCAGACCAGGCCGATGAGCACGTCGGTCCAGCCCAGCCAGCCGCCCCACGCCACCGGCACGGCGACCAGCAGGGCGACGAAGGGGATCACCACGAAAGCCCAGAGGGCGGCCAGGATGCCGGGGGACTGGCTGCCGTCGGTGAGTGGTTTGGGGCCGGGGCCGGCGGTGTTGGGATCGAGCAGGGCAGTGGACATGGGACCTCGCAGGGGGAAGGAAAACGATCACGAAGTTACGCCTACGTCACCGTAACTTACGGCACCGTAGATCGCACGGGGAAGTTTCGAATCCCCCTCACGTAACCGCTCGAAGTCGCAGGTCAGCAAGGTTTGCGACGGGTCCGTGAACGGCCCCGGAAGCGGGCCGCCCGGCTGCCCGCCGGGCACCGTCCCGGCGTCGCCCGACGCCTGTCGCGCGCAGGGCGCCGGGATGAGCGATGGCAACCGGCGGCCGGGACGCTAAGGTGTAGCGGCGGGATGTCCAATCCCTCCTGCGACGTGCTCGCGTCGCTGATCGGCCGTGGTGTAACTGGCAACACCCGGGTCTTTGGTACCCGTATTTCAGGTTCGAACCCTGGCGGCCGAGCTGCCCACCTACGTCCGTTTTAGGGCCTGGTGGGGGTAACGGGGGACCGTGCCGGGCCTCGCGACTAGCATGGCCGCGAGAGTGTCCGCCGTCCCGACGGGAGCCACGTCGTGCCCCAGCCCCACCTCCGTACCGTCGTCGTGCTCGCCGCCGGTGAGGGCAAGCGGATGAAGTCGACACTGCCCAAGGTGCTGCACCCGCTGCTGGGCCGCACCCTCCTCGGTCACGTGCTGAGCGCCGCCGCCCCGCTGGGCGCGGACCGCACCGTCGTGGTGGTGGGGCACGGCGCCGACCAGGTCCGGGCGCACCTGTCCGAGATCGCCCCGGACGCCACCCCGGTGCTCCAGGCCGAGCAACTCGGCACCGGGCACGCCGTGCGGATCGCGCTGGACGCCGTACCGGACGGCGCCGGCACGGTCGTGGTGATCAACGGAGACGTGCCGCTGCTGCGACCCGAGACGGTGGGCGCGCTGGTGACCGCCCACGAGGAGGCCGCCGCGGCGGCCACCGTGCTGGCCGCCGAGGTGCCCGACCCGACCGGCCTCGGCCGGATCGTCCGGGACGCCGACGGCCGGCTGGAGCAGATCGTGGAGGAACGCGACGCCGACCCGACGCAGCGCGCGATCCGGGAGATCAACGCCGGCATCTACGCGTTCGACGCGGCGCGGCTGCGCGAAGCGCTGGGCAAGCTCTCCACCGACAACGACCAGGGCGAGGAGTACCTGACCGACGTCTTCGGTCTGCTCCGCTCGGCCGGTGAGCCGGTGGCG contains these protein-coding regions:
- a CDS encoding TetR/AcrR family transcriptional regulator; amino-acid sequence: MPEVNGDAVARVGGRRAAPAAAPKAKAPSRVRMSAAQRREQLIATGRQLFAERGFDATSIEEVAARAKVSKPVVYEHFGGKEGLYAVVVDREVRALLDRITTALTAGHPRELLEQAALALLGYIEEETSGFRVLVRESPLMSATGTFSSVMNDVAHQVEHILGAEFKSRGYDPKLAELYSQALVGMVALTGSWWLEVRKPRKETVAAHLVNLAWNGLSHLEAKPTLITARRH
- a CDS encoding acyl-CoA desaturase yields the protein MSTALLDPNTAGPGPKPLTDGSQSPGILAALWAFVVIPFVALLVAVPVAWGGWLGWTDVLIGLVWYVVSGLGITVGFHRYFTHGSFKAKRWLRVTLAVAGSLAVQGEIIQWVADHRRHHAFSDLEGDPHSPWRFGTSFWALTRGLFHAHVGWLFRRELSNRERFAPDLIADRDISRVDRLFPALVAISLLGPALIGGLVTWSWQGALTAFFWAGLVRIGLLHHVTWAINSVCHVYGERPFAMRQGDRASNFWPLAILSFGESWHNLHHADPTSARHGVLRGQVDISARVIWLFEKVGAATQVRWPKPERLAAKLVKPVAPR